Below is a window of Syntrophomonas wolfei subsp. wolfei str. Goettingen G311 DNA.
TACATACTAACCCTTCATGGCCGGGGGCCACAACCACCGATGAAAATACCATTCCATCCTCCGATTTCCGCCTTCTGTCTTCCGTCTCCCGACGCCTCAGGTTAAAAAACCGGAAAGTATCAAATAATAAGGCTAATTCAATTCCTGGAGGTGGGTATATTGCAGGCGGCATGGAGCGGTTTTAAAGCAGGCAGATGGATGCATGAAATAGATGTAAGGGACTTTATCCAAAAAAACTATAGCCCCTATGATGGCGATAGTGGTTTTTTGACTGGCCCGGGAGAAAAAACATCTTTGCTCTGGAGAAAATGCCAGGATTTATTGCAAAAGGAAAGGGAATCTAAAGGGGTTTTGCTGGTAGATGCGGATACTCCCCTAAGCATTACCAGCCATCCCCCGGGTTATATTGACCGGGAACTGGAGAAGATTATCGGTTTGCAAACGGATAAGGCCTTGAAACGGGCTATCAATGTTTACGGTGGTTTGAAAATGACCCTCAACGCTTGCCGGGCGTATGGTTATGAACCGGATAAGAAGCTCCTGAAGTTTTTTGAAAAACACCGCCGTACCCATAATGACGGAGTTTTTGCGGTCTATACCCCGGAAATGCGCCTGGCGCGAAAGGTGGGGATAATTACCGGTCTGCCGGACTCTTATGGCCGTGGCCGGATAATTGGCGATTGTCGCCGGGTAAGTCTTTATGGAGTAGATTTTCTCATAAAAGCCAAAGAGAACGACCGCGATTGGCTTAATCGTAGAATGACTCCCGAGCTCATACAACTCCGGGAAGATATGGCGGGACAGATTAAGTCTCTGCAAGACCTGAAGCAAATGGCTAAATCTTATGATTATGATATTTCCCGACCGGCAGCTACTGCGGTTGAGGCAGTGCAGCATCTCTACTTTGCCTACCTGGCCGCAGTCAAGGAACAAAACGGAGCTGCCATGAGCCTGGGGCGGGTCTCCACCTTTCTCGACATCTATCTGGAACGGGACTTGCGATTAGGAAGGATTACGGAGAACGAAGCCCAGGAATTGATTGATCAATTGGTGATAAAACTACGACTGGTTCGGCACTTGCGCACCCCCGAGTACAGTGAAATATTTGCCGGGGATCCGAACTGGGTCACGGAATCACTGGGCGGCTCCGGTACGGACGGGAGGCATCTGGTTAGCAAAACTTCTTACCGCTTTCTACAGACCTTGAAAAATTTAGGAGCGGCACCTGAACCCAATATGACTATTTTATGGTCACGCAATCTTCCTCGCAATTTTTTAGAGTTCTGCGCTAAGCTGTCTATTTCTACATCTGCTCTCCAGTACGAGAACGATGACCTGATGCGTGACTACTATGGTGATGATTACGGTATCGCTTGCTGTGTATCGGCTATGCGCCTGGGGAAGGAGACTCAGCTTTTTGGCGCCCGCTGCAACCTGGCCAAACTTTTACTCTATGCCATAAATGGGGGCAAGGACGAGATAAGCGGCCAACAGGTAGGGGTGGAAATGTCGGTTTATGATGGAGATAGATTGGAATTTGGCGAGGTTATGAGACGATTCAAGATACAGATGGAATGGTTAGCTGAGCTTTATGTAAATACTATGAATCTTATTCATTATATGCATGATAAGTATGCTTATGAATATGTGCAAATGGCCTTGCACAATACTTTTGTCAAACACTTTATGGCTTTTGGCATAGCTGGTTTATCAGTTGCAGCTGATTCTCTAAGTGCAATAAAATATGCTAAGGTAAGGCCCATCAAAGACGAAAGGGGATTGGTCAGCGATTTTGCCATAGAAGGTGAATTCCCCAAGTTTGGTAATGACGATGACCGGGTTGACCTGTTGGCGGTGGAAATAATTCATACCTTTATACACCAGCTTAAGCGCCACCCTGCTTATAGAGATGCCCAGCATACCTTGTCCATATTAACCATAACCTCTAATGTAATGTATGGGAAATATACCGGAACCACTCCAGATGGACGACAAAAAGGCGAGCCTCTGGCTCCCGGTGCCAACCCCTTGCACGGCCGGGAAGAAAAGGGAGCTATAGCCGCCTGTAATTCGGTAGCCAAATTACCCTATGAAGATGCCCGAGACGGCATTTCTTTCACCTTCTCTACTGTCCCTGAAGCCCTTGGTAAAAGTAAGGAGGAACGGGTAAACAATCTATTGGCTCTGCTTGAAGGCTATTTCGTTCAGGATGCTCATCATATGAATGTAAATGTTCTTAATGTAGAAACATTGAAGGAAGCTATGGAGCACCCGGAAAAATACCCGGACCTGACCATCCGGGTCTCTGGTTATGCAGTGCATTTTACCAAACTAAACCGGGAGCAACAGGAAGAGATAATTATGCGTACCTTCTATCGCCGAATGTAGCTTAAGGGTGGGTACGGCTCCATGATAGGCAGAATTCACTCCATTGATACCTTCAGCACCCTGGACGGGCCCGGAATTAGAACCGTGGTTTTTATGCAGGGCTGTCACCTGCGCTGCAAATACTGTCACAATCCCGACACCTGGGAATTGAAAAGCCTCTCTGCTCAGGAATATAGTCCTGAAGAATTAATGGAAGTCATAAGAAGGAGCAAACCATATTTTATTGCTTCCGGCGGCGGACTTACCTTCTCTGGCGGCGAGCCCCTGCTGCATGATGATTTTATAAAGGCAGTTTTCCTGCTTTGCCGGGAAGAAAATATTTCTACCGCTATCGATACCTCCCTTTATGTCAAGCCCGCAGCGCTGCTAAATGTTATGCCGCTGACTAACCTGGTACTGGCGGATATCAAACATATCAACGAGGAAAAAAGTCGCTGCCTGACCGGAATGAGCAATAGTCTTAACTTGAGCAATCTCAAACTTATCGATTCGCATGATATACCCATTTGGATTCGCTATGTTATAATTCCTGCCTGGACCGATGCGTTGGAAGATCTTGAAGAAATGGCTGCTTTTGTGGGCCAGCTTGAACATGTGGAACGTATTGATCTTTTGCCTTACCACTCCCTGGGAAAACATAAATGGGATTTGCTGGGCTATAACTATGAATTAAACGGGGTAACTACTCACAGCCCGGAGGCTTTGGAACAGTTTAAGAACATCATATCCGCCATTAGCGGAAAACCAGTTTATTTGAAATAGATATTTTAATAAAAAAATGAGGAGTGAGGGGTGAGTGGTTAATATATTCCCAACTAGATCTTATTATACCAAGCCCCTACTAACCCACTTTTCATTGCTGGTTGTAGTCCCCGGTTATACAAGCTTTATAGAACAAAAGGGATTTTTGCATTGATATTATATTTTCTTAAAGTTCCCCTTATGCTCCGGGTGTAGTAGAATCAATGCTAATAAATAATATGAAAACAACAGGAGGCAGTTGGGGTGAGCGTTAAAGTTTTTACTGATAGCACTTCATACATAAGTAAAGAAATGCAAGAAGAACTGCATATTGAAATTATTCCTTTAAGTGTGCATTTTTCCGATGAGTCCTTTATCGAAACAGAAGTAGACTATGAATATTTTTATCAGAAAATAGAAAAAACCGGGGAGATTCCGACATCTTCCCAACCTCCGCCGGGGCAATTCTTTGCAGCTTTTAAAAAGGCGCTATCTCGTGGAGAGCATGTTGTAGGCATTTTTATATCTTCAACCATGAGTGGAACCTGGGCTACAGCCCTGCATGTTAAAAAGCAGCTTATGGAGCAATATCCTGAAGCCAGGATGGAGATTATTGATTCTCATACCAATTGTATGGCCCTGGGGCTTCAGGTTGTGGAGGCCGCCCGGGTGGCCAAGGCCGGGGGTAATATAGATGCGGTGGTAAAAGCAGCCCAGTATATTCATGATCGGGTACATTTTTACTTTGTCCCGGAAACCCTGGAGTATTTGCGCAAAGGGGGACGAATAGGTACGGCCTCTGCTCTTCTCGGTACCCTTTTGAACATCCGGCCTATTTTAACGGTAGATATGGCAAAAGGCATGACCCATTTGCTGGAGAAGGCCCGGGGAACTTCCAATGCGGTTAAGCGAATGCTGTATCTAATGGAAGAAGATCATCAAAAATATGGGCTGAAGGAAATCATAGTGCACCATATCAATGCCCCGGAAAAAGCTCGACAATTAAGGCAAACGCTGGTTGATCGCTATGCTTTACCCGTAAGTATACTTTCCATCGGTCCGGTAATAGGCCTGCATACTGGACTAGGCACAATAGGTATGGTCTATGTGGCATGAAGCAGAGAGGGAATTCCTCTGCTTTAGTTTTGCGCCTCATTATCTACCCAATCAACATGAACCGTTGTTGAGGTAGTGTAGAGGTACTGGTTTATGCTTACTTCAACTACATCGGCAATGGCGTGAGCCTTGACCACGGACAATCCTTGATCTACCTCAATGTGCAGGGAAACCACTTTATTAGCCCCGTAATCGTGCACACTGGTGTCATGAACCGCAATTACTCCAGGTATCGCCAGGGCTAACTGATTAACCCGCTTTACCTGCTCCTCATCGTATTCTCCGATTATCTTGGAGCATGATTCGCGGAAAATTTCGATACCCGTCCAAACAATCAAGGCCGACACAACAAAGCCCAGTACAGCATCTACCCAGTAGTAGCCAAATTTAGAGGCTAAAATGGCAATAGCCACTAAGACTGAAGCTATGGCATCAGTCCGGTGGTGCCAGGCATCAGCTATAAGGGTGGAGGAAGAAATTCTTTGCCCCAGGTCGATGGAAAAACGGGACATCCATTCCTTAAACAAGCCGGCAAACAGCATAACGACAACTACAAAGTAGCTTCCCGCTACCGGAGTGTTGGCTATGAGCCTTTTATAAGAATCGAAACCAAATTTTATTCCCACTGCTATCAGCAGCAAAGAAATAACAAGGGTAGCAATGAATTCAATACGGCCATGGCCATGAGGATGCTCCTCATCTGCTGGTAAAGCAGCCAGTTTAAATCCAATAATTACTACCAGCGAGGTCAGTACATCAGAAGCGGTATGAACTGCGTCCGCGATAAGAGAAATACTGTTTACCAATATCCCCATGATGAACTTTATAATAGCCAAAACAATATTGCCGATAATGCTAACCCAGGCTTCCAGGTAAGCTACCTTTCTTCTATGTTCAGGATTTTCAATATTTGTTTCAGTATAAGTATCCTTAAGAGTTTTGCTTATTAAGAAGTCAGATATTGAAGATGTGAACTTATCCAAATATATCACCTTCCCAAAAAGAATAATTTAAGCTAAAAAAATTACCGTAGACTCTTACTTTTAATAATAGTCCCACGGTAATTTTCCGCTGCCCTTTGGGGCCCGGCCCAAGGCCTGACCAAGTTTTCCTTTAGTTGTTCCCAACATTCTATCAAAAATACTTATATCAGGCAAGGGTGATATTTGTAGAAAAGTGAGGGGTAAGGGGTGAGGGGTTATTTGTCATCAGACATCAGATGCTTATTACCCCATTTCTTACTAGTTAAGCCCCTGCCGCTTTATCATGCTATAATTATTTCCACTTTACCGGGATGATTACCTTATCCTGCTCACTGCCATCTTTCATACTCAACCAAAAGACTTCAATTTGACCTTCACCCGGACCGGGGGCTTTAAAGGTGATTTCTTTTTGAAATATTCCACGACCGGGGGCACCCTCACTGGCAGCGGTATAATCTTGCACCAGGGTTTTACCCTGGGCATCCTTTATGCGAATACTTACCATGGCTTCAAATACGCGGGCAGTACCGCTGACCTCTACCGGGCTGCTGATAGTATCTCCAGGAGTTGGAGAGGTTACCCAAATAACCGGCTCATATACCACAGCCAGATTGCGGCTAAATGGCTGTTCGGATAAACCAATGTGCCCCCACCAATCTATGGCTTTTTCTACCTGACCGTCTACCATAAAGGAAACCTTTTGAATATCGGGAAATTCCGTAAGGGTGTTAACAATACTGGCTATTCCCAGCGCTTCACCACTTGCACCGACATTGGCCTTAAGCACCTCTGAGGAGAAGTTAACGGTAGCCAGCCCCTTATCAATTTTGATTCCCAGAACTTTTGTATCTGGGGGGAGAACTCGATTAGCTCCGGGAGTAAGCGGCTTGCCCTTGATTAATTCGTTTAGGGCAAGCTGGGGAAGGTTCGAGCTTTTCTTAAGCTGGTGTACTTCTCGCACCAGATAAGCATCATCATTAGTCATCTTGAGATAATAAACAGCAAGATCGGCCGTTTGAGCAACCGGTGTTGATGGAGCCGGCTTTTCCTTATTGTCTTTATCACCTGGGACTTTACCCGTTTGCTGGACGCAGCCGGAAGGCAACCATAACAACAGCAAAATCAGTATGAGGGCAGGGGCTTTTCTAACAAGATTCATATAATTACCTCCAGATTATTTATCTCATATTCTAGTATTACCTTCTATTTAATAATTGTCCATAAAATTTGACCTAATACATTAAAATAAGCCTTTTCGACATGATTTGCTTAAGTAATCCGCTATGGTAATTAAAGATTGTTATAAGCTGAGGAGGTTGCATGAGTGAATTATGAAAATATGACAAAAGAGCAACTAATAGATGAACTGGCTAAACTTAGGCAGAAAAATATTGAATTGGAACTTATTCTAAAAGATAAAGAACGGCTTTCTTCAGCCTCTGAATCATCTTCACCCAAACGTTGGTTCTCTACGGGCCGGGCTGAGTTATTTGTTTCCGAAAGCGCGGAGCCAGAAGAAAACGATAATAGCAAGAAGAAATATATGTTTTCGGATTTAGTAGATATCCCTCTTCTTCAGCAATTCCTAAAATCTTTATATGAAGCTACCGGACTGCCCCATGCCCTCGTTGATATAGATAATAACATACTGAGCGGAATAGGTTGGCAGGATATTTGTACCCGGTTTCACCGGGTGTGTCCGCAAAGTAGGTGCAGGTGTAAAGAAAGCGACAGCTACATATCAGCCCACCTGCATGATGGACCTTATGTAGGGTATAAGTGTTTAAATGGCCTCATGGATTATGCTACCCCTATCATTGTGGAAGGGGAACATTTGGCTACCGTCTTCATAGGACAGCTTCTGCATCAACCGCCCGATGAAAAATATTTTAGTCGCCAGGCCCGGAAGTATGGATTTGACGAAAATGCCTACCTGGAGGCACTTCGCCGGGTTCCGGTAATTCCTGAAGAACAGATAGAAAGCATTATGAAGTTTTATATGCAATTGGGCCAATTTCTTGCATCTATAGGACTTAGCCGGAAGTGCCAAATTGAGTGGGCAGAACAGGCATTAAGAAAGCAAGAGGAAAGATTTAGACTGCTTTGGGAGACGAGCAATGATGGATTTTGGGAATGGAATATTGAAATGGGTAAGGTTTATTACAGCCCGCGCTGGGCCGAAATGTTGGGTTATTCGTTTGAGGACTGTGAGGTAGATATTCAAAATTGGGAAAAGCGTCTTCATCCCGATGATATGAGTACTGCGATGAAGGCTATTAATGAACATCTACAGGGACGAACAACAGTATACGCGGCCTAATACCGAATAATTACCAAATTTTATGAAGAGAAATGGATTCTGGATCACGGTCAGGTAGTAGCCAGAAATGCAGAAGGTCAGCCGTTAAGCATGGTGGGCGCAAGTATCGACATTACAGCCCGTAAGAAGGTTGAAGCTTCCTTGTTTGAATCACAGCAGAAATTTGCCAAAGTTTTTTATTCCAACCCTGACATAATGACCATCAGCACCATAAAAGAAGGGCGTTATATTGAAGTAAATGATGCTTTTGTTGCCATTTCCGGTTATGAACGTCACGAGGTCATTGGGCGTAGTGTAATTGATTTAAATATATTGGTTTATCCTGAAGAAAGGGACATGGTAATAAAACAAATACAAGAAAAAGGCAGAGTTCGCGACTTTGAAATAGAATTAAGATCAAAATACGGCAAAATTGGGACTTTGTTAGTTTCCGGCGAGATAATGGACTTGAATGGTGAAGAATATCTTATTACTACCACTAGAGATATTACGGAAAGAAAGCGAATGGAAGAAGCATTGCGTTTGTCGGAGGAATGCTTATTCAAAGCCTTTAATACCAGTCCCTTCATAATGACTATTACTACCCTGGAGGAGGGAAGGTTTATTAAGGCTAACCAGGCATTTGCGCGTATTGTTGGTTATGATTATGAAGAAGTGATTGGCCGAACATCATTGGAGATAGGATTTTGGTTAAACCCGCTGGAGCGTGACCTCCTAAAACAAAGCATCCTGGCCAGGCAATCGGTTCGGGATATGGAAATTGTTTTTGGCAATATTCGCGGAGAGCAAAGGCTGGGATTACTTTCTGCTGAAGGTCTTGATATTAATGGCCAAGCATGCTTGCTCAGCGTACTTACGGATATAACTGAACTCAGAAGAATGGAAGTGGAAATGTCTCGCCTGGATCGACTCAATTTAGTAGGAGAAATGGCCGCCAGCATTGGACACGAAATCAGGAACCCCATGACCACTGTACGCGGGTATCTGCAAATCATGCGGGAGAATAAGGTTTACATACAAGAGCTGGAGTATTTTGATCTGATGATAGAAGAACTGGATAGAGCCAATGCTATAATCACCGATTTTCTTTCACTAGCTAAAAACAAGATGGTGGATATGAAGCCAGGAGATCTCAATGCCATAATTAATAAATTACTGCCGCTGATTCAGGCCAAGGCTTTGAGTAAAGATCAATACATAAAACTGGAACTTGGTGACATACCGTACTTGCTTCTGGATAATAAAGAAATTCAACAACTGATACTAAATCTGGTTAATAATGGATTGGAATCCATGTCTTTACCTGGCTATGTGACTATAAAAACATATATGGAAGATGAAGCAGTGATATTGGCCGTTCAAGATCAAGGTAAGGGAATAGACCCTTCATTGCTGGATAAGTTGGGAACACCCTTTTTAACCACCAAAGAAAATGGGACAGGCTTGGGGCTGGCAGTTTGCTACCGGATAGCCGTGCAGCATAATGCCAAAATCGATGTAGAGACCAGTGCAGATGGCACTACCTTTTATCTCAGGTTCCCGAGCGAAACGGGAGAAGAGCCCATGACATAATAACATTAATTAACATGGGATTTCAATGGAATGGAAGTGCGTGACAAGGGGACGTTTCGTTTGTCTTATCTGTTGGTTTTTGATTTGTTGAACGGGGATGATAAAAATGCCAAGATATGCTAGAAAAAGAAGCTCAACCGGAATATATCATGTAATGCTAAAAGGAATTGATGGTCGGGATATTTTTTTAGACGATGAGGACAAGGAAAAGTTTATTGAAAATATGCTTAAAGCCCGCGATAAAGGCAATTTTGAGCTATATGCTTATTGTTTAATGGATAATCATTTGCACATTCTAATCAAAGAAAGCGAAGGTATTGGAACCAGTATTAAACGAATAGCGGTTGGTTATGTACAATGGCATAATAATAAATATGGTAGAATAGGGCACTTATTCCAAAATAGATATCTTAGTGAACCAGTTGAAACGGAAAGCTATCTATTGACCGTTGTAAAATATATTCATCAAAACCCCTTGAAAGCTCGGATAGTTACGCAGCTTGCCGATTATAAATGGAGCAGTTATTTGCAATATCTAGCGGCTTATAAAGGTGATAACTCACATATTGACCCCCTTTTAATTATGGAATACTTTAAAATACAAACAGAATTCGAAAGCTATATGAATGAACCAACTAATAGTGAGTGTCTGGATTACAAGCAGTCATCAAAGTATACAGATGAAATCCTAAAGAATATTATTAGAGAGTCTTTTGGTATAAATGACTTAATTGATATGCCAAATGACATGAGAAACGCATTGATCAAAGATATTTATCAAAGCACCGGGGTAAGTATCAGACAACTTGCCCGCGTATTAGGCATCGGAAAAAGCATCGTAGAAAGGGCGTTGAAATGAGACAAACGAAACGTCCCCCTGTCTTCGAAAGGGCGTTGAAATGAGACAAACGAAACGTCCCCCTGTCTTCACGAAATGAGACAAACGAAACGTCCCCCTGTCTTCAAGTAATTTAATTAAAGGCAAAATTATAAAATAAACTGGGAATGCCATTCGATAAAATGTTACAATATGAGACTTTTGCACATTAGTTAAGACCCAAAATAATGGGGTTTTAGTCGTACAGAAAAAGGACTTCACCCCCATTTTGCCGAATTAATAAGTGACTAAACAAATAACCCGTAGGAGGCGAAGTCACTTATGAATATTCGACAGAACTGTATTTTCTCCTTTGAAGACGCATTAAAAATACAACCGAAATCAAGGCTTGAGAAAATAATTAACACCCTTGATCTAAAACCAGTTCTTTGCAAATTAGATAAACCTGGCGAGATAAGAGTTGGACCAAAACCATACCCAGCCTATGCGATGTTAAATGCCCTGATAGCTATGAGACTAGAGAACATGGGTACCTTTACTCAACTGGTTGAACGACTTACTTATGATCCTCATCTACGGTATGTTTGCGGTTTTGAACCATTTGGTACCGCGCCTAGCAAATCATGTTTTAGCCGGTTTTATTCAAAACTTGCTCAGAGCGGTTGTTTAGAAACATTATTTACTTCCCTGGTTAAACAAGCAGAGGAAATGGGCCTTCTTGATCTTAGTTCAGTAGCAATTGACGCTACCAAGGTAGAAGCTTATGAAAAATCCGTTCCCCGCAAGAATATCATCCAGGATGGTAATGTCGCTGATTGGGGTATTAAGAGTGATACCAACGGCAACCCTATCAAGTGGTTTGGCTACAAGCTCCATATTGGCACCGATGTAAAGTCCGGGCTTCCCATAGCAATGAAGGTAACACCGGCCAATTATTCTGATTCCAGTGTAGCTTTGGAGTTGGTTGAGAAATGTTGTGCCAATACTCAGTCCAAAATAGTTTACTTCCTGATGGATGCTGGCTATGACCACCGTGAAATATATTCTGTAATCAGAGATAAATACCACGCCCAAGCTATCATTGCCCTGAATAAGCGGGGTGCTAAACAACCTCCAGAAGGTTTTGATTGGGATGGAACTCCCATCTGTTCTGCCAGGTATCGGATGGTGTACTGGGGTTCCTATCAGGGAGTAAACAAGTTTAGATGTCCTCATATTATGGGTAAATGCGACTGTCCTTTTGGCTCCGCCTGGTGTTCT
It encodes the following:
- the pflB gene encoding formate C-acetyltransferase — protein: MQAAWSGFKAGRWMHEIDVRDFIQKNYSPYDGDSGFLTGPGEKTSLLWRKCQDLLQKERESKGVLLVDADTPLSITSHPPGYIDRELEKIIGLQTDKALKRAINVYGGLKMTLNACRAYGYEPDKKLLKFFEKHRRTHNDGVFAVYTPEMRLARKVGIITGLPDSYGRGRIIGDCRRVSLYGVDFLIKAKENDRDWLNRRMTPELIQLREDMAGQIKSLQDLKQMAKSYDYDISRPAATAVEAVQHLYFAYLAAVKEQNGAAMSLGRVSTFLDIYLERDLRLGRITENEAQELIDQLVIKLRLVRHLRTPEYSEIFAGDPNWVTESLGGSGTDGRHLVSKTSYRFLQTLKNLGAAPEPNMTILWSRNLPRNFLEFCAKLSISTSALQYENDDLMRDYYGDDYGIACCVSAMRLGKETQLFGARCNLAKLLLYAINGGKDEISGQQVGVEMSVYDGDRLEFGEVMRRFKIQMEWLAELYVNTMNLIHYMHDKYAYEYVQMALHNTFVKHFMAFGIAGLSVAADSLSAIKYAKVRPIKDERGLVSDFAIEGEFPKFGNDDDRVDLLAVEIIHTFIHQLKRHPAYRDAQHTLSILTITSNVMYGKYTGTTPDGRQKGEPLAPGANPLHGREEKGAIAACNSVAKLPYEDARDGISFTFSTVPEALGKSKEERVNNLLALLEGYFVQDAHHMNVNVLNVETLKEAMEHPEKYPDLTIRVSGYAVHFTKLNREQQEEIIMRTFYRRM
- the pflA gene encoding pyruvate formate-lyase-activating protein, encoding MIGRIHSIDTFSTLDGPGIRTVVFMQGCHLRCKYCHNPDTWELKSLSAQEYSPEELMEVIRRSKPYFIASGGGLTFSGGEPLLHDDFIKAVFLLCREENISTAIDTSLYVKPAALLNVMPLTNLVLADIKHINEEKSRCLTGMSNSLNLSNLKLIDSHDIPIWIRYVIIPAWTDALEDLEEMAAFVGQLEHVERIDLLPYHSLGKHKWDLLGYNYELNGVTTHSPEALEQFKNIISAISGKPVYLK
- a CDS encoding DegV family protein, encoding MSVKVFTDSTSYISKEMQEELHIEIIPLSVHFSDESFIETEVDYEYFYQKIEKTGEIPTSSQPPPGQFFAAFKKALSRGEHVVGIFISSTMSGTWATALHVKKQLMEQYPEARMEIIDSHTNCMALGLQVVEAARVAKAGGNIDAVVKAAQYIHDRVHFYFVPETLEYLRKGGRIGTASALLGTLLNIRPILTVDMAKGMTHLLEKARGTSNAVKRMLYLMEEDHQKYGLKEIIVHHINAPEKARQLRQTLVDRYALPVSILSIGPVIGLHTGLGTIGMVYVA
- a CDS encoding cation diffusion facilitator family transporter; its protein translation is MDKFTSSISDFLISKTLKDTYTETNIENPEHRRKVAYLEAWVSIIGNIVLAIIKFIMGILVNSISLIADAVHTASDVLTSLVVIIGFKLAALPADEEHPHGHGRIEFIATLVISLLLIAVGIKFGFDSYKRLIANTPVAGSYFVVVVMLFAGLFKEWMSRFSIDLGQRISSSTLIADAWHHRTDAIASVLVAIAILASKFGYYWVDAVLGFVVSALIVWTGIEIFRESCSKIIGEYDEEQVKRVNQLALAIPGVIAVHDTSVHDYGANKVVSLHIEVDQGLSVVKAHAIADVVEVSINQYLYTTSTTVHVDWVDNEAQN
- a CDS encoding Gmad2 immunoglobulin-like domain-containing protein, whose translation is MNLVRKAPALILILLLLWLPSGCVQQTGKVPGDKDNKEKPAPSTPVAQTADLAVYYLKMTNDDAYLVREVHQLKKSSNLPQLALNELIKGKPLTPGANRVLPPDTKVLGIKIDKGLATVNFSSEVLKANVGASGEALGIASIVNTLTEFPDIQKVSFMVDGQVEKAIDWWGHIGLSEQPFSRNLAVVYEPVIWVTSPTPGDTISSPVEVSGTARVFEAMVSIRIKDAQGKTLVQDYTAASEGAPGRGIFQKEITFKAPGPGEGQIEVFWLSMKDGSEQDKVIIPVKWK
- a CDS encoding PocR ligand-binding domain-containing protein; translated protein: MNYENMTKEQLIDELAKLRQKNIELELILKDKERLSSASESSSPKRWFSTGRAELFVSESAEPEENDNSKKKYMFSDLVDIPLLQQFLKSLYEATGLPHALVDIDNNILSGIGWQDICTRFHRVCPQSRCRCKESDSYISAHLHDGPYVGYKCLNGLMDYATPIIVEGEHLATVFIGQLLHQPPDEKYFSRQARKYGFDENAYLEALRRVPVIPEEQIESIMKFYMQLGQFLASIGLSRKCQIEWAEQALRKQEERFRLLWETSNDGFWEWNIEMGKVYYSPRWAEMLGYSFEDCEVDIQNWEKRLHPDDMSTAMKAINEHLQGRTTVYAA
- a CDS encoding PAS domain-containing sensor histidine kinase, translating into MVGASIDITARKKVEASLFESQQKFAKVFYSNPDIMTISTIKEGRYIEVNDAFVAISGYERHEVIGRSVIDLNILVYPEERDMVIKQIQEKGRVRDFEIELRSKYGKIGTLLVSGEIMDLNGEEYLITTTRDITERKRMEEALRLSEECLFKAFNTSPFIMTITTLEEGRFIKANQAFARIVGYDYEEVIGRTSLEIGFWLNPLERDLLKQSILARQSVRDMEIVFGNIRGEQRLGLLSAEGLDINGQACLLSVLTDITELRRMEVEMSRLDRLNLVGEMAASIGHEIRNPMTTVRGYLQIMRENKVYIQELEYFDLMIEELDRANAIITDFLSLAKNKMVDMKPGDLNAIINKLLPLIQAKALSKDQYIKLELGDIPYLLLDNKEIQQLILNLVNNGLESMSLPGYVTIKTYMEDEAVILAVQDQGKGIDPSLLDKLGTPFLTTKENGTGLGLAVCYRIAVQHNAKIDVETSADGTTFYLRFPSETGEEPMT
- a CDS encoding transposase, with translation MPRYARKRSSTGIYHVMLKGIDGRDIFLDDEDKEKFIENMLKARDKGNFELYAYCLMDNHLHILIKESEGIGTSIKRIAVGYVQWHNNKYGRIGHLFQNRYLSEPVETESYLLTVVKYIHQNPLKARIVTQLADYKWSSYLQYLAAYKGDNSHIDPLLIMEYFKIQTEFESYMNEPTNSECLDYKQSSKYTDEILKNIIRESFGINDLIDMPNDMRNALIKDIYQSTGVSIRQLARVLGIGKSIVERALK
- a CDS encoding transposase encodes the protein MNIRQNCIFSFEDALKIQPKSRLEKIINTLDLKPVLCKLDKPGEIRVGPKPYPAYAMLNALIAMRLENMGTFTQLVERLTYDPHLRYVCGFEPFGTAPSKSCFSRFYSKLAQSGCLETLFTSLVKQAEEMGLLDLSSVAIDATKVEAYEKSVPRKNIIQDGNVADWGIKSDTNGNPIKWFGYKLHIGTDVKSGLPIAMKVTPANYSDSSVALELVEKCCANTQSKIVYFLMDAGYDHREIYSVIRDKYHAQAIIALNKRGAKQPPEGFDWDGTPICSARYRMVYWGSYQGVNKFRCPHIMGKCDCPFGSAWCSDSNYGMVVKTKVKDDPRLFSSPHRGSANWQKQYNLRTYSERCFSRFKENLGLEDGLNVRKITKVETHAYLCAITMIAAVIAINQDSSTRSSAA